From one Luteolibacter sp. SL250 genomic stretch:
- a CDS encoding tetratricopeptide repeat protein — MDSPTATLISILRERIETLRAAGNLEEALHAAGAAIEKTQQSLGTDLDSIDAFASALELRAEILRELGRHDAARDDYRQAIDQLDNRPDRHDQIGRLYAGLGAAVDALDQPERAAVYWENAIQHFEKHTPPLLLDVAGLENNLGFLKKAGGDIDGAESHFLKALEILHSQLGQNHEETASVSNNLGALYHTAGFHEQAREMHMMALETRRSLLGEEDPDTAQSHNNLALALLATGDRAWARRHFEKALAGYEALGPAYADDLEAVADNYCSFLASEGDVALAEIIAGRVRDLLGIPAPVPAEEPAQEEEMKDVVL, encoded by the coding sequence ATGGACTCTCCGACCGCCACCCTCATCAGCATCCTCCGCGAACGGATCGAGACGCTCCGCGCTGCCGGCAACCTGGAAGAAGCCCTGCACGCGGCTGGTGCTGCCATTGAGAAGACCCAGCAGTCGCTCGGGACCGATCTGGACAGCATCGACGCATTCGCGTCCGCCCTCGAGCTCCGCGCGGAGATCCTCCGTGAACTGGGCCGCCATGACGCGGCGCGGGATGACTACCGCCAGGCGATCGATCAGCTCGACAACCGTCCGGACCGCCACGACCAGATCGGCCGCCTGTACGCGGGCCTGGGAGCTGCGGTGGATGCCCTCGACCAACCCGAGCGGGCCGCCGTTTATTGGGAGAATGCGATCCAGCATTTCGAGAAGCACACTCCGCCACTGCTGCTGGATGTGGCCGGGCTTGAGAACAATCTCGGCTTCCTGAAGAAAGCAGGCGGCGACATCGATGGTGCTGAATCCCACTTCCTGAAAGCATTGGAGATCCTCCACTCGCAGCTCGGCCAGAACCATGAGGAAACGGCCTCCGTATCGAACAACCTGGGCGCACTCTACCACACCGCCGGGTTCCACGAACAGGCACGCGAGATGCACATGATGGCCCTGGAAACCCGCCGCTCCCTGCTGGGCGAGGAAGATCCGGACACCGCGCAGTCCCACAACAATCTGGCGCTGGCCCTGCTGGCGACCGGCGACCGTGCCTGGGCGCGCCGCCATTTCGAAAAGGCCCTCGCCGGTTACGAAGCGCTGGGACCTGCCTATGCGGACGACCTGGAAGCGGTGGCGGACAACTATTGTTCATTCCTCGCTTCCGAAGGGGATGTCGCACTGGCGGAAATCATCGCCGGACGGGTGCGCGATCTGCTTGGCATCCCGGCACCGGTGCCGGCCGAGGAGCCTGCCCAGGAGGAAGAAATGAAGGACGTGGTACTCTGA
- a CDS encoding inositol monophosphatase family protein — protein MTDLELATHAALEAGKLLREHFGVEAAVDEATHHDIKLALDKESQTLITKILLEQRPGDALYGEEGLAGNLDSERQWIVDPIDGTVNYYYAIPHFCVSIALRVAGEITVGVIHDPMVGETWTVERGGPAMLNGKPIQASKRERLEESILFVGCGKDEEALKTGIERFRKASLRARKMRMMGSAALGMAYIASGRLDAYVESRISLWDIAAGKLLVETAGGKVDLVSNGESDTWAIVATNGRIPIQEIL, from the coding sequence ATGACTGATCTTGAACTCGCCACCCATGCCGCCCTTGAGGCCGGCAAACTGCTCCGTGAACATTTCGGTGTGGAAGCCGCCGTCGATGAGGCGACCCACCACGACATCAAGCTGGCCCTCGACAAGGAATCCCAGACCCTGATCACCAAGATCCTCCTCGAACAGCGCCCGGGAGACGCCCTCTACGGCGAGGAAGGCCTTGCGGGCAACCTGGACTCGGAGCGCCAGTGGATCGTCGATCCCATCGACGGCACGGTGAACTACTACTACGCCATCCCGCACTTCTGCGTCTCCATCGCCCTGCGCGTCGCCGGTGAGATCACCGTCGGCGTCATCCATGACCCGATGGTGGGCGAAACCTGGACCGTCGAGCGCGGCGGCCCGGCCATGCTGAATGGCAAGCCCATCCAGGCGAGCAAGCGGGAGCGTCTGGAGGAATCCATCCTGTTCGTCGGTTGCGGCAAGGATGAGGAAGCCCTGAAGACGGGCATCGAGCGTTTCCGCAAGGCATCCCTCAGGGCGCGCAAGATGCGCATGATGGGTTCCGCCGCACTGGGCATGGCCTACATCGCCAGCGGACGGCTGGATGCCTATGTCGAGTCACGGATCTCCCTCTGGGACATCGCCGCGGGCAAGCTGCTGGTGGAGACCGCAGGCGGAAAGGTCGATCTCGTCTCCAACGGGGAGAGCGACACCTGGGCCATCGTCGCCACCAACGGCCGCATCCCCATCCAGGAGATCCTCTGA
- the ispF gene encoding 2-C-methyl-D-erythritol 2,4-cyclodiphosphate synthase has translation MTGIGYDVHRFAEGRPLVLGGVTIPHTHGLDGHSDADVLSHAIADAVLGAMGKPDIGYYFPPGDASCAGISSLKILEKCRELAAEEGLRIINVDSSLVAEAPKVLPHREAMRKNIGEALGIPPERVGVKATTNELMGFIGRREGIAAMAVAQLE, from the coding sequence ATGACCGGCATCGGATACGACGTCCATCGGTTCGCGGAGGGGCGCCCGCTCGTTCTCGGCGGGGTCACCATCCCGCACACCCACGGTCTTGATGGTCACTCGGATGCGGACGTGCTCAGCCACGCCATCGCCGACGCCGTACTGGGGGCGATGGGCAAGCCGGACATCGGCTATTATTTCCCTCCCGGAGATGCTTCCTGCGCGGGGATTTCCTCGCTCAAGATCCTCGAAAAATGCCGTGAACTGGCGGCGGAGGAAGGGCTGCGCATCATCAATGTCGATTCCAGTCTGGTCGCGGAGGCTCCCAAGGTGCTGCCTCACCGCGAAGCCATGCGGAAAAACATCGGTGAAGCGCTGGGCATCCCGCCGGAACGGGTGGGCGTGAAAGCCACCACCAACGAGCTGATGGGCTTCATCGGCCGCCGTGAAGGCATCGCCGCCATGGCCGTCGCCCAGCTTGAGTAA